One region of Hoeflea sp. 108 genomic DNA includes:
- a CDS encoding bifunctional acetate--CoA ligase family protein/GNAT family N-acetyltransferase, whose translation MTIRNLEFVLHPRSIAVFGASTRLGSVGAVVIENIVQGGFEGQIWPVNPKHREIAGRPCYRTAKELPEAPDLSVIVTPAETVPGIVRDLGDIGCKAAVVITAGLTVENGLKQAMLEAAKPNLFRIVGPNTLGLLTPKLNLNASFSHCNASTGGIALLSQSGAIVTALVDWSLDNNVGFSHIVSLGDMADVDVGDYLDLLASDPSTHAILMYLETIPHPRKFMSAARAAARLKPVVAIKSGRHDQAAKAAMTHTGALAGSDRAVSAAFTRAGILRVGGLIELFDAAEILALLGPLQQTRLGIVTNGGGAGVLAVDDLLDRRCELAAFSLATIERLNACLPPTWSKGNPVDIIGDASPRRYADVIQAVAADPGTDALMVLNCPTGLASATDAASAVSTIAQNGKINGKPLITCWLGESTARQGRHLLQNAGVPSFETPAEAAQAASYLGEWSRAQAALMRVPPESGGASLADRSHATAIFRAAAADGRQMLTEAEAKEVIAAYGIATPKTVVARSPSDVEKAAAAMLQTVDKVVVKLVSRDISHKSDVDGVALDLGSAEAARDAAEAICLRIQHSAPDASVDGFTVQPMISGRGAYELLVGIHQDPIFGPVIMFGSGGVAVELLDDTAVSLPPLDDVLAGDLIDNTRAGRLLAGYRDREPANRAAILGALDSVSRLVVDFRCIKSMDINPLLSDREGAVALDARIQFDPSLIEAPPPNADLVIRPYPSKWERDIEVKGQRYVIRPIKPIDVALYPEFLGKVTQEDMRLRFLSPRKHFPDQMLKRMTQLDYDREMAFVVIARGGEELAGIGRLSCDPDHVVAEYALLVRTDLQGQGIGWELLNQLIDYAREDGISRIEGMILAENRKMLSMCRVLGFVIQHEIDDPGLCRASLLLKPRANAEASD comes from the coding sequence TTGACCATCCGCAACCTGGAATTCGTGCTGCATCCCAGATCGATCGCCGTATTCGGCGCATCGACCCGGCTCGGTTCGGTAGGCGCGGTGGTTATAGAAAACATTGTCCAGGGAGGGTTCGAAGGCCAGATCTGGCCAGTCAATCCGAAGCACCGTGAGATCGCAGGCAGACCTTGCTATCGAACCGCCAAAGAACTTCCCGAGGCGCCCGATCTCAGCGTGATCGTTACCCCTGCCGAAACGGTTCCAGGCATTGTCCGGGATCTCGGCGACATAGGCTGCAAGGCGGCCGTCGTAATCACTGCCGGCCTGACGGTGGAAAACGGCCTCAAGCAGGCAATGCTCGAGGCCGCAAAGCCCAATCTGTTTCGAATAGTGGGGCCTAACACGCTTGGCTTGCTCACGCCCAAGCTGAATCTCAACGCCAGCTTTTCGCATTGCAATGCGTCCACGGGCGGCATTGCGCTGCTTTCCCAGTCCGGGGCGATCGTGACAGCGCTGGTAGACTGGTCACTCGACAACAATGTCGGCTTTTCCCACATCGTGTCCCTGGGCGACATGGCCGATGTTGATGTTGGCGACTACCTTGACCTGCTCGCAAGTGACCCGTCCACGCATGCGATCCTAATGTACCTGGAAACTATCCCCCATCCGCGGAAATTCATGTCGGCCGCACGGGCTGCAGCTCGGCTCAAACCGGTGGTGGCGATAAAATCAGGCCGACATGATCAGGCTGCGAAAGCGGCGATGACACACACTGGAGCACTTGCCGGGAGTGATCGCGCGGTCAGCGCTGCTTTCACCCGGGCGGGAATTCTTCGCGTCGGAGGTCTCATTGAGCTGTTCGATGCGGCAGAGATACTAGCTCTGCTGGGGCCGCTTCAACAAACCCGCCTGGGCATCGTAACCAACGGCGGCGGTGCCGGAGTCCTCGCTGTCGACGACTTGCTTGATCGCCGTTGTGAACTCGCTGCGTTCTCTCTCGCGACGATCGAACGCCTGAACGCCTGCCTGCCGCCAACCTGGTCGAAGGGAAACCCGGTAGACATCATCGGTGACGCATCGCCACGTCGATATGCCGATGTCATTCAAGCCGTGGCAGCCGACCCCGGAACCGATGCCCTGATGGTTCTCAATTGTCCGACTGGCCTCGCCTCGGCGACCGATGCGGCATCCGCGGTTTCCACAATCGCGCAAAATGGAAAGATAAACGGAAAGCCGTTGATCACCTGTTGGCTTGGGGAAAGCACAGCACGACAGGGGCGGCACCTTTTGCAGAACGCAGGGGTCCCGAGTTTCGAGACTCCGGCTGAGGCAGCTCAGGCAGCATCATATCTCGGCGAGTGGTCGCGAGCCCAGGCCGCGTTGATGCGAGTGCCGCCAGAGTCTGGGGGCGCATCCTTGGCTGACCGCTCCCACGCGACAGCAATCTTCCGGGCGGCTGCGGCTGATGGACGGCAAATGTTGACGGAGGCCGAAGCGAAAGAGGTTATCGCGGCATATGGCATCGCAACGCCAAAGACCGTAGTCGCAAGGTCCCCCTCAGATGTCGAGAAGGCCGCGGCAGCTATGCTCCAGACTGTCGACAAGGTCGTCGTCAAACTTGTGTCCAGGGACATCTCTCACAAGTCAGACGTTGACGGGGTGGCTCTCGACCTGGGTTCTGCTGAAGCTGCGCGGGATGCCGCCGAGGCCATCTGCCTTCGCATACAGCACTCTGCGCCTGATGCGTCGGTGGACGGTTTCACGGTCCAGCCCATGATTAGCGGGCGGGGGGCATACGAACTGCTCGTAGGCATCCATCAAGACCCGATTTTCGGGCCTGTGATAATGTTTGGAAGCGGCGGCGTTGCCGTTGAATTGCTTGACGACACGGCAGTGTCTTTGCCTCCGCTCGACGATGTATTGGCCGGAGATCTCATAGACAATACGCGGGCAGGCCGATTGTTGGCAGGATATCGTGATCGCGAACCAGCCAATCGAGCCGCCATATTGGGTGCCTTGGACAGTGTCTCGCGACTGGTCGTCGACTTTCGCTGCATCAAGTCAATGGACATCAATCCTCTGTTGTCGGATCGCGAGGGAGCGGTCGCCCTGGATGCCCGCATTCAGTTCGATCCATCGTTGATCGAGGCCCCTCCACCCAATGCCGATCTCGTCATTCGTCCATATCCATCAAAGTGGGAGCGAGACATCGAGGTCAAAGGGCAGCGATACGTCATCCGGCCGATCAAGCCGATAGATGTCGCTCTCTATCCGGAATTCTTGGGCAAGGTCACGCAGGAAGACATGCGACTGCGGTTTCTCAGTCCCCGCAAGCACTTTCCGGACCAGATGCTGAAGCGAATGACCCAGCTCGACTATGACCGCGAGATGGCCTTTGTAGTCATTGCGCGTGGTGGTGAAGAGCTCGCAGGCATTGGCCGCCTCTCATGCGACCCGGATCATGTCGTCGCAGAATATGCGCTGCTCGTCCGAACGGATCTGCAGGGTCAAGGCATCGGCTGGGAACTGCTCAACCAGCTTATCGACTATGCCCGTGAGGACGGAATCTCCAGGATCGAAGGCATGATCCTCGCCGAGAACCGCAAGATGCTGTCCATGTGCCGCGTACTTGGGTTTGTGATCCAGCATGAAATCGACGACCCCGGCCTCTGCCGAGCGTCGCTGCTGCTGAAACCTCGCGCGAATGCCGAAGCCAGCGACTGA